From Antennarius striatus isolate MH-2024 chromosome 9, ASM4005453v1, whole genome shotgun sequence, one genomic window encodes:
- the LOC137601902 gene encoding piggyBac transposable element-derived protein 4-like: protein MTMPHRMLEINFIKKNRGEPQIIREPSKTDLGEEGKVVRHNGRVLVLAWQDKRLVRMITTCHNDRMQRVEVWQKGLREKVAQLKPECVVQYNSCMNGVDKLDQNIAYYPFIRKTQNWTKKFVAYLFQICVYNAYVLFRSRNPGIKKSHLDFMKDIARSWTEKGYVSHEEGEEMEVEDVLQTRSVRNRDPEGRLDGLMSRHKLERLRATTKKAHPSRKCRVCARRGGRSETRMWCKACRIPLHAGECFTVYHTQKKYN from the exons atgacaatgcctcacaggatgctggagataaactttataaa gaaaaaccgtggcgaaccacagatcatcagggagccgtcaaagacagacttgggtgaggaggggaaggtggtgcgacacaacggccgggtactggtcttggcctggcaggacaagcgcctggtgaggatgataacaacctgccacaacgacaggatgcagagggtggaggtgtggcagaagggtctgcgggaaaaagtggcacagctcaaaccggagtgtgtggttcagtacaattcctgcatgaatggggtggacaaactagaccagaacattgcgtactaccccttcatcaggaaaactcaaaactggacaaaaaagtttgtcgcgtatttgttccagatttgtgtgtacaatgcctatgtgttgttcaggtccaggaacccagggatcaagaaatcgcaccttgatttcatgaaggatATTGCCaggtcctggactgaaaaggggtacgtgtcacatgaggaaggcgaggagatggaggtcgaagacgtgctgcaaaccaggtcagtcagaaacagagacccagaaggcagactcgatggcctgatgtccaggcacaagctggaacgtttgagggccaccacaaagaaagcacatccctcaaggaaatgtcgggtgtgtgctagaaggggtgggaggagtgagaccaggatgtggtgcaaggcatgtcgtattcccctgcatgcaggagaatgcttcactgTTTATCACACTCAAAAGAAATATAATTga